One Mycolicibacterium sp. TUM20985 genomic window, CAGTGACTGTTGGAACGCCAGCGCATCACGACGCTTGAGCGCGCGCTGCACGAGGTCGCTGACCTCATCGGGGTCGGCGATGTCGGCCACCACCCGGGGCAATTCGGAGCGATCGAAGAAGAAGACCAGGTCGGGATCGGGAAGGTGACCGGAGTCGGCCAGCACCTCGCCGAGGTGTCGGTACCCGAGCTTGAGGCGGTGCGCCATCAGGGCCATCTTCGACTTGGTCTCCTCACGTCCGCGGGCCCCGCCCTGAGCCAGGCGGGCAAGCAGCCTGACCGTGCGTGACGTGGGTTCGGCGACGGCGTTGCAGGTGGGACCCACCCCGACGGTTTCGCGGGTCGACTGCACCATCACCTGCATCATCGACCCGAGCCCCTCGGCGTCCTCGGCCCACGCGGGGTCGCGCATGCACAGCTCCCGGTAACCGCGGTGGCCGTGTCGAATCAGGAACCGTCGCAGCGCTACCCCGCCAGGGCCGTCCGAGTTCCGTAATCGGTCGAGGGCATCGGCGGGCGCCGCGGCGAGGAACTGCTCGGCGGCATCGTCGGCGGCGATCTCCCGCACCACCGCATGCAGTTCGGCGACCATCATCGCGCTCTCGACGTCATCGGCACCTGCCATCAGGCGGGCGGCCTCGGACTGACCCTCGCTCTCATCGCGACCGTCCTTGACCGCTTTGCGCACGAGGTAGCTCTCGAGCACGTTCGCACCGACCGCTGCCCGTGACGAGGACCGGACGTGGACCAGCGTGACGTGGCAGTACAGCTCGACGCCTGACTCCAGTTGCCGTAGGACGTCTTTGGCGTCGCGACCGGTGGGGATGGCGAAGGCGGTGATCTGGTCGCCGAGCCGCCGGATCGCGGGCCCGGCGGACAGCGCGTGGGACGTGAGCCGAATCGTGTTGACGAGCTTGGCGGGGAACGGTTTGGGCGGCTTGGCCTCGAGCTCATCGACCACCCGACCGCAGATGGACATGGAGAACTGCTCCAAGGAGTTTCCGAGGATTCCCGAACTCAGGCCCGTGCCCTCGGTCATGTTCAAGAACATGTGCCCGTAGAAGTAGCCCACCTGAAGCCATGGCTCGTCGTAGCGTTCCTGCGCCCGCGCCACCACCTGCGTCATCTGCATCGCATAGTCGATCGCGTGCCCGGACACCGATGCGGTGAGTGGACAGAAGGCCCCCGGCATCATCTCGCCGATGTTGCAGCGCGTGTAGACGTGCGCGGCGCCGGCCACGGGGGTGTCCATCTCGTTGAGGTCGCCGGGCAGCGTCGTGATCGGCCGGGCCTGGAGCCACCACAGCTGGCCGGTTCCATCGATCGCCCACTCCAGATCCATTGGTCTGCCCCAATGCTGCGCCGCGTCGAGCGCACCCGCGCGAATGCTGGCGACCTCCGCATCCAACAGGACGGGCACCTCGCCGACCTCGCGCACCACCTGGGTGCCGTCGGTGTCCAGCACGAGGTGGTCGGAGCTGGCCGATCCGTCGACGAGTGCTTCCCCCAGACCGGCGATGGCATCGATGACCAGGAGATCCCTGCGACCGGACGCCGGATCGGCGGTGAAGACCACTCCGGCCGCGCGGGCATCGACCATCCGTTGGACCACCACGTTCATCGCGACCGCACCCGGCTCGCCGTCATGGCTGCCGTAGGACGAGGCGCGCTCGGACCCGATGGAGTCGACACATCGTCGGACGGCCGCGGTGAAGCCCTCGAGCGAATCGACGCCGAGCACGGTGTCGTACTGTCCGGCGAACGACTGCTCGACTCCGTCCTCTCCGGTCGCCGACGAACGGACGGCCACGGGTGCCGTCCCCGTTGCCCGCAGTTGGGTGAAGCGTTCCGTCACGGCGTCCGGAAGTGGGCCCGGTGAAGCCTGTCCGATGACGAAACCCGTGGGGACGGAGAGCCCTAGCCGCGTGAGTTCGGCCAGCCCGAGGGCCTTTCCACCGAACCGGTCGTCGAAGATGTCGTCGAACTCGATCGTCGTGATGGGCATTCGTCAGCCCAACGCGTCGATGATCTCGGCCAGCGGCTCCACGGCGATGGGCCCGGGTTGGTAGAGACAGATTCGGTCCGAGACGCCGTCGACGCGGTCTCGGATGTGCGCGGCCACCTCGGCCGGGGTCCCACAGGCCGCGATCGTGTGGAGCATCTCGTCGTCGATCAGCGTCGACATGTCCTGCCACCGCCCCTGCTTGGACATGGCGTTCAGTTCGGGCTGTAGGTCACCCCAGCCGTGGACGTCCAGCACCGGGCGGTAGGCGGGGGTTGAACCGTAGAACGCCAACAACATCCGCGTCGACGTGTGGTCCTCGCCGACCGACACGATGATCTCCGGTACCACCGCGAAATCAGCAGCGTCTCGTCCAGCGATGGTCAGCCCCTTGCGAACGGCCGGCATGGTCTTCTCGTGCAGGAACCGCTTCGACCCGAACGGCATCACCAACAGCCCGTCGGCCACTTCGGCTGTGGCCCTGGTCATCTGTGGGCCGAGCGCACCTAGGTAGATCGGCGGTGGCCCGAACGGGTTGGGCCCCGGATTGAACGTCGGCGTCATCAGGGTGTGCCGGTAGAACTCACCGTGGAAGTCGAGTCGCTC contains:
- a CDS encoding PEP/pyruvate-binding domain-containing protein; its protein translation is MPITTIEFDDIFDDRFGGKALGLAELTRLGLSVPTGFVIGQASPGPLPDAVTERFTQLRATGTAPVAVRSSATGEDGVEQSFAGQYDTVLGVDSLEGFTAAVRRCVDSIGSERASSYGSHDGEPGAVAMNVVVQRMVDARAAGVVFTADPASGRRDLLVIDAIAGLGEALVDGSASSDHLVLDTDGTQVVREVGEVPVLLDAEVASIRAGALDAAQHWGRPMDLEWAIDGTGQLWWLQARPITTLPGDLNEMDTPVAGAAHVYTRCNIGEMMPGAFCPLTASVSGHAIDYAMQMTQVVARAQERYDEPWLQVGYFYGHMFLNMTEGTGLSSGILGNSLEQFSMSICGRVVDELEAKPPKPFPAKLVNTIRLTSHALSAGPAIRRLGDQITAFAIPTGRDAKDVLRQLESGVELYCHVTLVHVRSSSRAAVGANVLESYLVRKAVKDGRDESEGQSEAARLMAGADDVESAMMVAELHAVVREIAADDAAEQFLAAAPADALDRLRNSDGPGGVALRRFLIRHGHRGYRELCMRDPAWAEDAEGLGSMMQVMVQSTRETVGVGPTCNAVAEPTSRTVRLLARLAQGGARGREETKSKMALMAHRLKLGYRHLGEVLADSGHLPDPDLVFFFDRSELPRVVADIADPDEVSDLVQRALKRRDALAFQQSLEFDDVSVGRPTPVLARTSGIVADDQIVGRPASRGIVEGTVRVAKSIQDARQVRRGEILVAPVTDVGWTPYFTVIAALVTDIGSSVSHGAVVAREYGLPCVVNTLVATQVLKTGDRVRVDGDRGVITRLESS
- a CDS encoding TIGR03617 family F420-dependent LLM class oxidoreductase produces the protein MKVMTALFGPTDAVQRAALLREAGASGVFTFEGPREVFTPLILASTVKGLDLMTNVAIAFPRNPIQLAHEANDLQEISEGRFILGLGTQIRTQIEKRYGAEFDRPVARIKEMVGALRAIFAAWNDGERLDFHGEFYRHTLMTPTFNPGPNPFGPPPIYLGALGPQMTRATAEVADGLLVMPFGSKRFLHEKTMPAVRKGLTIAGRDAADFAVVPEIIVSVGEDHTSTRMLLAFYGSTPAYRPVLDVHGWGDLQPELNAMSKQGRWQDMSTLIDDEMLHTIAACGTPAEVAAHIRDRVDGVSDRICLYQPGPIAVEPLAEIIDALG